A stretch of the Duncaniella dubosii genome encodes the following:
- a CDS encoding DUF4120 family protein, producing the protein MSNIVADVMTSFQSDFENFDRPYIENADNSKFPMIWIVGKSHTHLLNLGEYEEHFSKNEVARYAYVQGGNPFFSFLDALGGDHLFLIEPDGVREITEKQAREVCRDIVTPVTEKWMKENGPLPTRVQVPVKFFNITLSKVKELIRECEAHNDNSLIEIFRRFHNYRRVATDQYIQISYNPGYNEFTFCEYTNGKQGLVGGIIFHGWPETGYMVNGSYQMGPTYGWSSHT; encoded by the coding sequence ATGAGTAATATCGTGGCTGATGTCATGACTTCCTTTCAGTCAGATTTTGAGAATTTCGATCGCCCATATATCGAGAATGCCGACAATTCTAAGTTTCCGATGATTTGGATTGTCGGGAAATCTCATACTCATCTTTTGAATTTGGGTGAATATGAAGAGCACTTCAGTAAAAATGAGGTGGCACGATACGCTTACGTTCAGGGTGGAAATCCATTTTTCTCTTTTCTCGACGCTCTTGGTGGCGACCATCTTTTCCTGATTGAGCCGGATGGCGTTCGAGAAATCACTGAAAAGCAAGCGCGTGAAGTTTGCCGTGACATAGTGACTCCAGTTACTGAGAAGTGGATGAAAGAAAATGGCCCGCTTCCCACAAGAGTTCAAGTACCGGTCAAGTTCTTCAACATCACTCTATCAAAGGTCAAAGAACTGATCCGCGAATGTGAGGCTCACAACGACAATTCTCTCATTGAGATTTTTCGTCGCTTTCACAACTATCGCCGTGTCGCAACAGACCAATACATTCAGATTTCCTATAATCCTGGATATAACGAGTTTACTTTCTGCGAATACACCAACGGCAAGCAAGGTCTGGTCGGAGGTATTATCTTTCATGGCTGGCCCGAAACAGGCTATATGGTAAACGGCTCGTATCAAATGGGACCAACATACGGTTGGTCATCACACACTTAA
- a CDS encoding PcfJ domain-containing protein, with product MKPRNKLQRKILKLSQGLSPLTKYQYKEAVRKVGLHIAKYSSKRGYECLDCGHTWTGAEAKRVVCPHCGAKLNVDATRKRNFCEKDYFAVVTKCQGFQVVRMFFMQTNLRKGSKPTYWICEAFQRWLTPDGKLTIVGRSRHWISYYCDCWNWDSDMEIRSEGPGHMVTPWKVVGQSSVIPEIKRNGYAGDFHHCSPYTLFKRLLTDNKTETAWKLGQYNMVAYSMAKSYEFEKYWPSAKVAFRHKYHISNASIWYDLLDALDYCGKDLRNPKFICPDNLKEAHDFWIAKKRAKIDEENRRRERERRMTPEQRYQANSKHDEAQYKQDKSKFLNLEFVDQEIVVKPLQSVREFLDEGEYMHHCVFTNKYYSKNNVLILHALVEGVSIATIEFSLENFSIVQCRGKYNKTPMSYERITSLVNSNIPKIISKTA from the coding sequence ATGAAACCAAGAAATAAACTTCAGAGAAAGATTTTGAAACTATCTCAGGGTCTTTCTCCGCTTACCAAATACCAGTATAAGGAGGCTGTAAGAAAAGTTGGTCTGCATATTGCGAAATACAGCTCCAAACGAGGATATGAGTGTTTGGATTGCGGTCATACTTGGACTGGAGCTGAAGCAAAGCGAGTAGTTTGTCCTCATTGTGGTGCAAAACTTAATGTTGATGCTACACGAAAGAGAAATTTCTGTGAGAAAGACTATTTTGCAGTAGTTACAAAATGTCAGGGTTTCCAAGTTGTTCGGATGTTCTTTATGCAGACCAATTTAAGGAAAGGCAGCAAGCCTACTTATTGGATTTGCGAGGCATTTCAACGCTGGCTTACTCCAGATGGAAAGCTCACAATAGTTGGTCGGTCCCGACATTGGATTTCTTATTATTGTGATTGCTGGAATTGGGATAGTGATATGGAAATAAGGAGTGAAGGTCCAGGACACATGGTAACACCTTGGAAAGTTGTCGGCCAATCATCTGTAATTCCTGAAATAAAACGAAATGGATATGCCGGAGATTTTCATCATTGTTCGCCATACACCCTTTTCAAAAGACTCCTTACCGATAACAAGACTGAAACGGCGTGGAAACTTGGTCAATATAATATGGTCGCTTATTCAATGGCTAAATCTTATGAGTTTGAGAAATATTGGCCATCCGCAAAAGTTGCTTTCCGTCACAAATACCATATTTCAAATGCCTCAATTTGGTATGATTTGCTGGATGCTTTAGATTATTGTGGGAAGGATTTGAGAAATCCTAAATTCATCTGTCCCGACAATCTTAAAGAGGCTCATGATTTTTGGATTGCTAAAAAGCGAGCTAAGATAGATGAAGAGAATAGACGAAGAGAGCGTGAAAGACGGATGACACCAGAACAACGCTATCAAGCCAATAGCAAGCATGATGAGGCTCAATATAAGCAAGACAAATCCAAATTCTTAAATTTGGAATTTGTCGATCAGGAAATTGTTGTTAAGCCTCTTCAATCTGTAAGGGAATTTTTGGATGAAGGTGAGTATATGCACCATTGCGTATTCACTAACAAATATTATTCCAAGAATAATGTGCTTATACTTCACGCTTTGGTTGAGGGCGTATCAATCGCAACTATAGAGTTTTCATTAGAAAATTTCTCAATCGTACAATGTCGAGGAAAGTATAATAAAACCCCAATGAGTTATGAACGAATAACATCACTGGTCAATTCCAATATACCGAAAATAATTTCAAAAACCGCATAA
- a CDS encoding DUF551 domain-containing protein, with protein sequence MEKELKTLETRAHEYAYPVAKTLYRQGFVKETWLENVVADGYMAGHEAAIKNQWRDATDYPPIDEDVLVDYPYEHGYVVAYYDGEDWYITETGRLIRPTHWMSIPPHNKTEGNE encoded by the coding sequence ATGGAAAAGGAACTCAAAACGCTTGAAACACGAGCTCATGAATATGCTTATCCTGTTGCAAAAACATTATATCGACAAGGTTTCGTGAAAGAAACATGGCTTGAAAATGTAGTCGCAGACGGATATATGGCAGGGCATGAAGCTGCAATTAAAAACCAATGGCGTGATGCAACAGATTATCCTCCCATTGATGAGGATGTGCTGGTTGATTACCCATACGAACATGGATATGTCGTAGCTTATTACGATGGCGAGGACTGGTATATCACAGAAACCGGGAGATTGATACGGCCTACACATTGGATGTCTATTCCACCACATAATAAAACTGAGGGGAATGAGTAA
- a CDS encoding RNA-directed DNA polymerase encodes MNDKILEMFFDIKRWTYAIDKGVGKHINKAHLYQLTKPETRAAMYAAIRDGKYEIAPPHTAQIPKDNGDFRTVYINEPVDRVFLSIANDLLFELMPEMIHPACQSYQKGIGCGKIVKEISWKICETKGDVIGWKSDFSKYFDSVPIRFIDEAFDKVEAKYGHSAIIDVLRKYYHSDWYFDADGNLQKSYQSLKQGCSVASWLANVVMFSLDERLSKLDGEYVRYSDDALFVGPDYMRAMEIMSEEVAMREMTLNPKKIEYLTHTRWFKFLGFSIMGASISLSSTRIKSFQKEIEARTIRAKNLSFNKAINQVNNYLYFGNGEYSWATQVLPVINVQKDVQILSVFVADCLRAVITGKTKVGGLGYVANNPDGCIQRGIGRNVKANRIKTDKTLPGYYTLGCMQNALRTSKEVYKTLVANLNRK; translated from the coding sequence ATGAATGACAAAATATTAGAGATGTTTTTCGACATCAAACGATGGACGTATGCCATTGATAAAGGTGTTGGAAAACATATCAACAAAGCTCATCTCTACCAGCTCACCAAACCTGAGACCAGAGCAGCGATGTATGCCGCAATCAGGGATGGGAAATATGAAATAGCTCCACCTCATACGGCACAGATACCAAAGGACAACGGAGATTTTCGCACAGTCTATATCAACGAGCCCGTTGACCGTGTATTCCTTAGCATTGCCAACGACCTCTTGTTTGAACTTATGCCTGAGATGATTCATCCAGCTTGCCAGTCCTACCAAAAAGGGATAGGATGTGGTAAGATCGTGAAAGAAATATCTTGGAAAATATGCGAGACCAAGGGCGATGTCATTGGATGGAAATCTGATTTCAGCAAGTATTTCGATTCCGTTCCCATTCGGTTTATTGACGAAGCCTTTGATAAGGTGGAAGCCAAATACGGTCATTCAGCTATCATAGATGTGCTCCGTAAGTATTATCACTCCGACTGGTATTTTGATGCAGACGGCAATCTCCAGAAATCCTATCAATCACTCAAACAAGGCTGTTCGGTAGCCTCTTGGTTAGCCAATGTGGTTATGTTTAGTCTTGATGAACGATTGAGCAAGCTGGATGGCGAATATGTCCGCTATTCTGATGACGCTCTATTTGTCGGTCCTGATTATATGAGAGCAATGGAGATTATGTCTGAAGAAGTTGCTATGCGAGAAATGACACTCAATCCCAAAAAGATAGAGTATCTGACCCACACTCGATGGTTTAAGTTTCTTGGCTTTTCCATTATGGGCGCTTCCATCTCACTCAGCTCAACACGAATTAAGTCCTTTCAGAAAGAGATTGAGGCACGAACAATCCGTGCTAAGAATCTGAGCTTCAATAAAGCCATAAATCAGGTTAATAACTATCTTTATTTCGGGAATGGCGAATATAGCTGGGCCACCCAGGTTCTTCCGGTTATCAATGTGCAAAAGGACGTTCAAATACTTTCCGTGTTTGTAGCGGATTGCTTGCGAGCAGTGATTACCGGCAAAACAAAAGTAGGCGGCCTGGGTTATGTAGCCAACAATCCTGATGGCTGTATTCAACGAGGTATTGGCCGAAACGTGAAAGCTAACCGTATCAAAACCGATAAGACACTACCCGGCTACTACACTCTGGGATGTATGCAAAATGCACTCCGTACCAGTAAAGAGGTTTACAAGACCTTGGTAGCTAATCTTAATCGGAAATAA
- a CDS encoding PcfK-like family protein: protein MEFTPFETAIKKYLDKRAEEDPQFAASYTKPNKSIEECCKYIFQEVEKGKKKGERCVGVSDDEVFGLAIHYYDEDDIVVDGPKNKVAVTQSASVNEETSSEETATEAKRKTRKPRKPKAEVDPNIPEPLDIPIF from the coding sequence ATGGAATTTACCCCTTTTGAAACAGCAATCAAGAAATATCTTGACAAGCGCGCCGAAGAAGATCCTCAGTTCGCAGCATCATACACTAAACCAAATAAAAGTATCGAAGAGTGCTGCAAGTACATCTTTCAAGAGGTTGAAAAGGGCAAAAAGAAAGGTGAACGCTGCGTAGGTGTTTCAGACGATGAAGTCTTTGGTTTGGCAATTCACTACTATGATGAGGATGACATTGTAGTTGATGGCCCTAAGAACAAGGTGGCGGTTACACAGAGCGCATCGGTCAATGAAGAAACTTCGTCAGAAGAGACTGCTACCGAAGCTAAGCGTAAGACTCGCAAACCCAGAAAACCCAAAGCTGAGGTTGACCCCAACATCCCGGAGCCACTGGATATTCCGATTTTCTAA
- a CDS encoding tyrosine-type recombinase/integrase, with protein sequence MITINYQMFGNKGFQLRLRLYQDGETKFINVTKLLKGSIQKRHWNQKKQLFIPSCPFSDENNSILVQFRQKYDEAAINWTGSVFGMIAAMETARQDNAGTPTVSQFIQSVIDDLNKRKHSDGTTKGSFEVYQKCERRLQEFCKAKKIKYEKLLITELTPGFIDSTFEWIEKSRAGKGKNYVSTMLHSIIVKAEKAGHLKFEDFKDCSWWKKKRGSAHKFNTLTEKQCQQFANLDLAEVSTSPLNELYRDFCLFILYTGQSACDAISLRYSDIQKIGGISHFVFKRRKISEKQSVPCSVPINQELDRIMLRWRQYSKDGYIFPIRNKEKLKTQTTNNGDIKHFIGKLNYWLKKVGKAIGCSFPLHTYTFRHTAITHYISKGVPVIYVANMMGTSVDNCEKIYYNNQGDASSRNKVLAAMKF encoded by the coding sequence ATGATCACCATCAACTATCAGATGTTCGGAAACAAAGGTTTCCAACTCCGGTTAAGGCTTTATCAAGACGGAGAAACGAAGTTTATCAATGTCACAAAGCTGCTGAAAGGTTCAATACAGAAAAGACATTGGAACCAGAAGAAACAGCTTTTTATCCCAAGTTGTCCCTTCAGTGATGAGAACAACTCAATTCTCGTGCAATTCCGGCAAAAATATGATGAGGCGGCAATCAATTGGACAGGAAGTGTGTTTGGAATGATTGCCGCTATGGAGACTGCAAGGCAGGATAATGCCGGCACCCCCACTGTCTCGCAGTTTATCCAATCTGTGATAGATGACCTCAACAAAAGGAAACATTCTGACGGAACAACAAAAGGCAGTTTTGAAGTTTATCAGAAATGTGAACGTAGGCTTCAGGAGTTTTGTAAGGCAAAAAAAATAAAATATGAGAAATTGCTAATTACAGAACTTACCCCGGGATTCATCGACAGCACGTTTGAGTGGATTGAAAAATCACGGGCTGGCAAGGGTAAGAATTATGTTTCAACCATGTTGCATTCTATAATCGTAAAAGCGGAGAAGGCGGGACATCTTAAATTCGAGGACTTTAAAGATTGCAGCTGGTGGAAGAAAAAACGTGGCAGCGCACATAAGTTTAACACACTCACTGAGAAGCAATGTCAGCAATTTGCCAATCTTGATCTTGCGGAAGTTTCCACATCCCCATTGAATGAGCTGTATCGTGATTTCTGTCTGTTTATTCTTTATACCGGTCAGTCCGCCTGTGATGCCATATCTCTTAGATATTCGGACATACAAAAAATAGGAGGCATCAGCCACTTTGTGTTTAAGCGCAGGAAGATTTCAGAGAAACAGTCGGTTCCTTGTTCTGTTCCTATTAATCAGGAGCTTGACCGGATTATGCTAAGATGGCGGCAATACTCTAAGGATGGTTATATTTTCCCTATACGAAATAAGGAAAAACTAAAAACGCAAACCACCAATAATGGTGATATAAAACACTTTATAGGGAAATTGAATTATTGGTTAAAAAAAGTGGGAAAAGCCATAGGCTGTTCTTTCCCTCTACATACGTACACATTTCGTCACACTGCAATAACCCATTATATCAGCAAAGGCGTACCGGTGATATATGTGGCGAATATGATGGGAACCAGTGTTGATAACTGTGAGAAGATTTATTACAATAATCAGGGGGACGCTTCCAGCCGGAATAAGGTACTGGCAGCGATGAAGTTCTAA
- a CDS encoding IS4 family transposase gives MKVTTTLRDNGKVNQIVPIMQEHLGSVMNLARIKLLAFVLQALCVVQTVSLHKIASAMPTCVERDSNLRRLQRFLAGYALNLDLIAKVIFALLPVKTGLVLSLDRTNWKFGEVNINILMLGVTYKGVAFPLLFTMLDKRGNSNWKERTWLIDRFIRLFGAECIDSLVADREFVGKEWVEYLNNRRIRYYLRIKQNFWLRNPKSCQDVRAWHLFHGLKLGQERVYDKLFLLKGEYVYISGALLKNSDGVPELQILICYNRPEEAVATYKQRWQIETCFRAMKSSGFNIEDTHLRDINRIARLTAMVCMALVWAYLVGEHKDINIKPIRILKHGRKAKSLVKYGLEEIATILLRPAYTTKFDVFKFLSCT, from the coding sequence ATGAAAGTTACGACAACTCTCAGGGACAATGGCAAAGTTAATCAAATTGTCCCGATTATGCAAGAGCATCTTGGCTCGGTAATGAATCTTGCCCGCATAAAATTGCTTGCGTTTGTTCTTCAGGCACTTTGCGTTGTGCAGACAGTCAGTCTCCACAAGATAGCATCTGCAATGCCTACGTGTGTGGAGCGTGATTCCAACCTGCGCCGTCTGCAAAGGTTCCTTGCCGGATATGCCCTCAACCTTGACCTTATCGCCAAAGTGATATTTGCTCTTCTGCCCGTCAAGACAGGACTGGTCCTGAGCCTTGACCGCACCAACTGGAAATTCGGTGAGGTCAACATCAATATCCTTATGCTTGGTGTCACTTACAAGGGTGTTGCCTTTCCTCTGCTCTTTACCATGCTCGACAAACGCGGCAATTCCAATTGGAAAGAACGGACGTGGCTGATTGATAGATTTATACGATTGTTCGGAGCCGAGTGTATCGACTCTCTTGTTGCCGACCGCGAGTTTGTCGGCAAGGAATGGGTCGAATATCTCAACAACAGACGCATCCGATACTATCTGCGGATTAAACAGAATTTTTGGTTGCGCAATCCCAAATCCTGCCAGGATGTCAGGGCGTGGCATCTGTTTCACGGTCTTAAGCTCGGCCAGGAACGTGTCTACGACAAGCTGTTTCTCCTCAAAGGGGAATATGTCTATATTTCCGGAGCCTTGCTGAAAAACTCCGATGGCGTGCCTGAACTGCAAATTCTGATTTGTTATAACCGCCCCGAAGAGGCCGTTGCCACTTACAAACAACGATGGCAGATTGAGACATGCTTCAGAGCTATGAAATCCTCCGGCTTCAACATCGAGGACACCCACCTGCGCGACATCAACCGCATCGCTCGTCTTACGGCGATGGTCTGCATGGCTCTTGTATGGGCGTATCTCGTTGGTGAACATAAAGATATAAATATTAAACCGATAAGGATTCTGAAACATGGAAGAAAGGCAAAGTCGCTTGTCAAGTATGGTTTGGAGGAGATTGCGACCATACTTCTGCGTCCGGCTTATACTACTAAATTCGATGTTTTCAAATTTTTGTCATGTACTTAA
- a CDS encoding DUF1566 domain-containing protein, which yields MISDEIVKAIYASLPADEKLKLALYSDFGEEAPTVYDFIKSPAKESEEVNVTVQPVHIPGEVLTTDGVYYLYEDGTSEMFDYKKRNAPTKAVKRIGVVMGSHALAVNLEDYPEQPLTSQKDTTGYTGYISEYVDAVADWNGKANTEHIKSIGTGIELKDGEWIPSVAELYLIYLNKRSIDAAIELSGGSRIKDGWYWTSTERSATNAWYLSLNDGLYNWNPKATGSYYVRAVAAFH from the coding sequence ATGATCTCAGACGAAATCGTAAAAGCCATTTATGCTTCTCTTCCAGCAGACGAGAAGCTGAAACTCGCTCTCTACAGTGACTTCGGTGAAGAAGCGCCGACAGTGTATGACTTCATCAAATCTCCCGCTAAAGAAAGCGAGGAAGTCAATGTAACCGTCCAGCCTGTTCACATTCCCGGCGAAGTTCTCACTACTGATGGGGTGTATTATCTCTATGAGGATGGCACCTCGGAAATGTTCGACTACAAAAAGCGTAACGCTCCGACAAAGGCTGTCAAGCGTATCGGCGTAGTAATGGGAAGTCATGCTCTCGCCGTCAATCTGGAGGATTACCCGGAACAGCCTCTCACCAGTCAGAAAGATACCACCGGCTACACCGGCTACATCTCAGAATATGTCGATGCAGTTGCTGACTGGAACGGCAAAGCCAACACTGAACACATCAAGTCTATCGGCACCGGCATAGAGCTGAAGGATGGCGAGTGGATTCCGTCAGTCGCCGAACTCTATCTCATTTATCTCAATAAGCGGTCAATCGATGCCGCCATCGAACTTAGCGGCGGTAGCCGCATAAAAGATGGTTGGTACTGGACCAGCACTGAGCGCTCGGCGACGAACGCTTGGTACTTGTCCCTGAACGACGGCCTCTACAACTGGAACCCTAAGGCCACGGGCAGCTACTACGTCCGCGCTGTGGCAGCATTTCATTAA
- a CDS encoding ubiquitin carboxyl-hydrolase: MAKINVQCPKCGANIKINAPEVVAVVAPISAIPVVAAFPAKKLNAAEAKIEALRSAGVNVENLFSIRGTNGAYEVGRLNDGQFSVVSDDDPIFAAIKASRTIPDRRLFRRWIMAQVFHMLSEKDCKTGNPIGFTAALRRKGYKYQWKMVVEELRVQAKLFNDDPENYAERNRWFNRSVVIQMANDYIKLVKNIVGTIRIRHCKGVPYVRLDGTDIFVDDLQTRVYASLEKLVKSIKNTRNPGALHKATVNFYQAVKNTCLFFDMEQSKAFKDAYKGAGAFFTLKNLILFHDCVFPKMDQEASIAYLNYLVNDKDFEGYKLFGVLKDFLITNHIDIEAKQREWQK, encoded by the coding sequence ATGGCAAAAATTAACGTACAGTGCCCTAAGTGTGGCGCAAACATCAAAATCAATGCACCCGAAGTCGTAGCAGTAGTTGCTCCCATCTCAGCAATCCCAGTAGTCGCTGCTTTCCCTGCTAAGAAACTTAATGCCGCAGAAGCCAAAATCGAAGCTCTCCGCAGTGCCGGTGTCAACGTCGAAAACCTCTTCTCTATTCGTGGCACAAACGGTGCTTATGAGGTCGGCCGCCTCAATGATGGTCAGTTCTCAGTAGTTTCTGATGATGATCCCATCTTCGCAGCCATCAAAGCCAGTCGTACTATTCCTGACCGCCGTTTGTTCCGTCGCTGGATTATGGCCCAGGTCTTTCACATGCTGTCCGAAAAGGACTGTAAGACCGGCAATCCCATCGGTTTCACTGCTGCTCTTCGCCGCAAGGGTTACAAGTATCAGTGGAAAATGGTAGTTGAAGAACTCCGCGTTCAGGCTAAGCTCTTCAACGATGACCCTGAGAACTATGCAGAGCGCAATCGCTGGTTCAACAGAAGCGTGGTTATCCAGATGGCTAACGACTACATCAAGCTCGTCAAGAACATCGTAGGCACTATCCGTATTCGCCACTGCAAAGGCGTTCCTTATGTTCGTCTTGACGGCACTGACATCTTTGTTGATGACCTTCAGACAAGGGTGTATGCTTCGCTTGAAAAGCTGGTGAAATCAATAAAGAATACCCGCAATCCCGGCGCACTTCATAAAGCCACCGTAAACTTCTATCAGGCTGTAAAAAACACCTGTCTGTTCTTTGATATGGAACAGTCCAAGGCTTTCAAAGACGCTTATAAGGGTGCCGGCGCTTTCTTCACATTGAAGAACCTCATTCTCTTCCATGATTGTGTGTTCCCCAAAATGGATCAGGAGGCTTCAATCGCTTATCTCAACTATCTGGTAAATGACAAGGATTTTGAGGGCTACAAGCTCTTCGGAGTTCTGAAAGACTTTCTGATCACCAATCATATCGACATCGAGGCCAAGCAGAGAGAATGGCAAAAATAA
- a CDS encoding DUF7222 domain-containing protein, with the protein MKIYDFEQYVIAWWQDFLSSHSIKSTILADANNGDVIYEAVFNNPPVVMPSELREVPSKIEFLKNFLSQFKTRYSVSECRDGEFYNEIKECSYGELFIEKMAEDAAEYDHPQQYFQDIWFGGVVSGVVPFLIYHSDCEKIYNIHKRDLLMSHDGIYVGDKYMPVATQYCWSVFEELAINIFHKAFVKRNALIDTQTIMCRNRRVMEYRESKKS; encoded by the coding sequence ATGAAAATATATGACTTTGAGCAATATGTAATTGCTTGGTGGCAGGATTTCTTGTCCTCTCACTCTATCAAATCCACCATTCTTGCAGATGCAAATAATGGAGATGTGATTTATGAAGCCGTTTTTAACAACCCTCCAGTTGTTATGCCTTCTGAGTTGCGTGAAGTGCCGTCAAAAATAGAATTTCTCAAAAATTTCTTATCACAATTCAAGACACGTTATAGTGTTTCTGAATGTCGAGATGGGGAATTTTACAATGAGATTAAAGAGTGTAGTTATGGGGAACTCTTTATCGAAAAGATGGCAGAAGATGCAGCAGAATATGACCATCCTCAGCAATATTTTCAAGATATATGGTTTGGAGGCGTTGTGAGTGGGGTGGTTCCATTCCTTATCTATCATTCAGATTGTGAGAAAATTTATAACATTCATAAGAGAGACTTGCTAATGAGTCATGATGGTATCTATGTAGGTGACAAGTACATGCCGGTTGCAACTCAATATTGTTGGTCGGTATTTGAAGAACTTGCCATTAATATCTTTCATAAAGCATTTGTCAAGAGAAACGCCTTGATTGATACGCAGACCATTATGTGTCGTAATAGAAGGGTTATGGAATATCGTGAATCTAAAAAATCATAA
- a CDS encoding ribonuclease H family protein, whose protein sequence is MISLNEGIAVDAAHSMKNRKTEFQGVDLKTGKTLFYTDLGNQTINIGEFLAIVEAVKYIIDHDFQPKVIFSDSTTAISWFKNKRTASGKRNAKLMKAEIYLRAMAYWVDEIEIVKWDNRQWGEIPADFDRK, encoded by the coding sequence ATGATAAGTCTCAACGAGGGCATAGCGGTCGATGCAGCCCATTCAATGAAGAATCGCAAGACAGAATTTCAGGGGGTTGACCTAAAAACTGGTAAAACACTCTTCTATACCGATCTTGGTAATCAGACCATAAACATCGGTGAGTTCCTTGCAATAGTTGAGGCTGTCAAATACATCATCGACCATGACTTTCAACCTAAAGTCATCTTCTCAGATAGTACAACTGCTATAAGCTGGTTCAAGAACAAACGTACTGCATCCGGCAAGCGAAACGCCAAGTTGATGAAAGCTGAGATATATCTGAGAGCTATGGCTTATTGGGTAGATGAGATTGAGATAGTTAAATGGGATAATCGTCAATGGGGCGAGATTCCTGCTGACTTTGATAGAAAGTAA
- a CDS encoding radical SAM protein: MQCSHPKGEHMDMATFKNALRFARFLGVCSYIITGGEPTEHPQFYEFCEALNRFIKGSKEVGAFTITSNGTWFPERKDEMEKLAKLDHYVGMQVYTNPKWYKDAPFILEHKNEINAIPKVMVDTSDIQGMQDLGRAKTNEQAQAEVANNRYHMSCLNGHLLFKQTSPTRRLSGLDRQPGIMCKPCVDYKGNVHLSESHLCPSFGNVNDNYWLEIFNNLRNAKPCCQCALGKKFLTTDNIKIQVARNLLGFEEPSK; encoded by the coding sequence ATGCAATGCTCCCATCCCAAAGGCGAGCACATGGATATGGCCACCTTCAAAAACGCCCTTAGATTTGCTCGATTCTTAGGCGTGTGTTCCTACATTATAACCGGTGGAGAGCCAACTGAACATCCTCAGTTCTATGAGTTTTGCGAAGCCCTAAACCGCTTCATCAAAGGCAGTAAAGAAGTAGGGGCCTTCACTATAACTTCTAACGGTACATGGTTTCCTGAGCGCAAAGACGAAATGGAAAAGCTGGCCAAACTCGACCATTATGTCGGTATGCAAGTCTATACTAATCCTAAATGGTATAAGGACGCTCCTTTTATACTTGAACACAAGAATGAAATCAATGCCATTCCCAAAGTAATGGTAGATACCAGTGATATTCAGGGTATGCAGGATTTAGGAAGGGCCAAAACCAATGAGCAGGCTCAGGCAGAGGTCGCTAACAATCGTTACCACATGTCATGCTTGAACGGACACCTGCTATTTAAGCAAACAAGCCCAACAAGAAGGCTCTCTGGCTTAGATCGTCAACCCGGTATAATGTGTAAGCCTTGCGTGGACTACAAGGGCAACGTACACCTCTCAGAGTCTCATCTTTGTCCTTCATTCGGTAATGTCAATGATAATTATTGGCTTGAAATTTTCAACAATCTCAGAAACGCAAAACCCTGTTGTCAGTGCGCTTTGGGGAAGAAATTTCTTACAACCGATAATATCAAAATACAGGTTGCACGAAACTTATTAGGATTTGAGGAACCATCAAAATGA